From one Betaproteobacteria bacterium genomic stretch:
- a CDS encoding TolC family protein, which translates to MISPVRSAKKICPAHLTDARCHTSWLLLLAFIWGTLATTFARAERVITLDDAIALAEERNPGVAANLGREEAARAGIVTARQYPNPSLDANVGPQRPRNNSGTLSGTAWGVGVAQPIEYPSVRESRRRTAEANLGSVEAGSAAFRAQLLAQVSSNFYEVLQRQEQLVIADEDLKLLEEIRDRVGLRAKLGESPRLDLVRTETEVLNAQRARDAAAVRVTQAKLALANVIGIPPAEPYAVHGTLAGLGALPPLDRLRDEIARDNPQIQQAQAEQERARNRLQLERDLRLPAPTLQAGYVQEPDKEVTRFGLSLPIPLFNQREGQIAEALAELKVADAQLRAREFALAREVDAAYGRLLVARQQVETFESGLLERAQRTLEAAEAAYRFGERGIIEYLDAQRTYRAVRQDYLNARYELAYSIIEIERLTGRDYLTSGTAR; encoded by the coding sequence ATGATTTCTCCAGTTCGCAGTGCGAAGAAGATTTGCCCTGCACACCTCACGGACGCACGCTGCCACACCTCGTGGCTTCTGCTGCTGGCGTTCATCTGGGGCACTCTTGCCACGACCTTCGCGCGCGCGGAACGCGTCATCACGCTCGACGATGCGATCGCACTCGCGGAGGAGAGGAACCCAGGGGTCGCCGCCAATCTGGGCCGTGAAGAGGCGGCCCGTGCCGGTATCGTGACCGCGCGCCAGTACCCGAATCCATCGCTCGACGCGAACGTCGGTCCGCAGCGGCCGCGCAACAATTCCGGCACGCTTTCCGGCACGGCCTGGGGCGTCGGGGTTGCACAGCCGATCGAGTACCCGTCCGTGCGCGAATCGCGGCGGCGGACCGCGGAGGCCAATCTGGGGTCAGTGGAGGCCGGGTCGGCCGCATTCCGCGCGCAGCTTCTCGCACAGGTCAGCAGCAACTTCTACGAGGTGCTGCAGCGGCAGGAGCAGCTCGTCATCGCCGACGAAGACCTCAAGCTCCTGGAGGAGATTCGTGATCGCGTCGGCCTGCGCGCCAAGCTCGGTGAATCCCCGCGCCTCGACCTCGTGCGCACGGAGACCGAAGTGCTCAACGCGCAGCGCGCACGCGATGCCGCGGCGGTACGGGTGACACAGGCGAAGCTCGCGCTCGCCAATGTCATCGGAATTCCGCCGGCGGAGCCCTACGCGGTCCACGGCACGCTCGCGGGCCTGGGTGCGCTGCCGCCGCTCGACCGTCTGCGCGACGAGATCGCGCGCGACAATCCGCAGATTCAGCAGGCGCAGGCGGAGCAGGAGCGTGCGCGCAACCGGCTGCAACTCGAGCGCGATCTGCGTTTGCCGGCGCCGACGCTGCAGGCGGGCTACGTGCAGGAACCGGACAAGGAGGTCACCCGGTTCGGGCTCTCCCTGCCGATCCCGCTCTTCAATCAGCGTGAGGGACAGATCGCGGAGGCGTTGGCCGAACTCAAGGTCGCGGACGCGCAACTGCGTGCGCGCGAGTTCGCGCTGGCGCGTGAAGTGGACGCTGCGTATGGTCGCCTGCTGGTGGCGCGTCAGCAGGTCGAGACGTTCGAAAGCGGACTGCTCGAACGCGCGCAGCGCACCCTCGAGGCCGCCGAGGCAGCCTATCGCTTCGGTGAGCGCGGCATCATCGAATACCTCGATGCCCAGCGTACCTACCGTGCGGTGCGCCAGGACTATCTCAACGCCCGCTACGAGCTCGCCTATTCGATCATCGAGATCGAGCGCCTGACGGGCCGTGACTATCTCACTTCCGGAACTGCTCGATGA
- a CDS encoding LysR family transcriptional regulator, whose amino-acid sequence MGPFLHFTFRQLRAFETVARCASFTRAAEELHVAQPTVSVLVKQLADAVGLPLFEQVGRKIFLTEAGRQLYATCAHIFATWAQFEMTLADLKGMKQGRLRLAVVTTAKYFVPRLLGPFLRRYPGIDVALDVANRDSVLARLVANEDDLYIMGVPPQGLEVEVHPFLANPLVVLAPIDHPLVREKRIAFSRLQKEPLILRERGSGTRSVVERYFADHGAEVHPRMELGSNEAIKQAVAGGLGVAVMSLHALTQGMTHAQLAILDVEGFPIERSWFVVFPRGKQLSVVAQTFFEYLETEGEQLLASMPGPAAPSTTESLQSPAGGPPSSA is encoded by the coding sequence ATGGGGCCTTTCTTGCACTTCACGTTTCGCCAGCTACGTGCTTTCGAGACCGTCGCCCGTTGCGCAAGTTTCACGCGCGCGGCCGAGGAACTGCACGTCGCGCAACCGACGGTGTCGGTGCTGGTCAAGCAGCTTGCCGATGCCGTGGGGTTGCCGCTCTTCGAGCAGGTCGGAAGGAAGATCTTTCTCACCGAGGCGGGTCGTCAGCTCTACGCAACGTGCGCTCACATCTTCGCGACGTGGGCGCAGTTCGAAATGACCCTCGCGGATCTGAAAGGCATGAAGCAGGGACGTTTGCGACTGGCCGTCGTCACCACGGCCAAGTATTTCGTCCCGCGACTGCTCGGCCCTTTTCTCAGGCGTTATCCGGGCATCGACGTCGCGCTCGATGTCGCCAACCGCGACAGCGTGCTGGCGCGTCTCGTCGCGAACGAGGACGATCTATACATCATGGGGGTGCCGCCGCAGGGCCTGGAGGTCGAGGTGCACCCCTTCCTCGCGAATCCGCTCGTCGTGCTGGCACCGATCGATCACCCGCTTGTGCGCGAGAAGCGCATCGCGTTCTCGCGTCTGCAGAAGGAACCGCTCATCCTGCGCGAACGCGGTTCGGGAACGCGTTCCGTGGTCGAGCGCTATTTCGCCGACCACGGGGCCGAAGTGCATCCGCGCATGGAGCTTGGCAGCAACGAAGCGATCAAGCAGGCGGTGGCGGGGGGGCTCGGTGTGGCCGTCATGTCGCTGCACGCGTTGACGCAGGGAATGACGCATGCGCAACTTGCCATTCTCGACGTCGAAGGGTTTCCCATCGAGCGCTCCTGGTTCGTGGTGTTTCCGCGCGGCAAGCAGCTGTCGGTAGTTGCGCAAACCTTCTTCGAGTACCTCGAGACGGAGGGTGAACAGCTGCTCGCATCCATGCCGGGACCGGCAGCGCCATCGACGACTGAATCGCTTCAATCTCCTGCGGGCGGACCGCCGTCTTCAGCATAG
- a CDS encoding FAD/FMN-binding oxidoreductase has product MPARLREIPYNYTSFSDREIVIRLLGHDVWDLLNALRESRRTGRSARMLYEVLGDIWVVSRNPYLEDDLLGNPPRRAMLVEALRHRLREIGKRHVQSDPRVEQLLDAARQAVNTFERGFGEVATRRREVVRHLARVTRRDNIQFDGLARVSHVTDATDWRVEYPFVVIHPDTEAEVAPIVRACIKLGLTIIPRGGGTGYTGGAVPLTRYSAVINTEKLDHLGAVEVVPLPGVAQPVSTIVCGAGVVTRRVMERAEAAGLVFAVDPTSADASCIGGNVAMNAGGKKAVLWGTALDNLASWRMVTPDAEWIEVTRLDHNLGKIHDAPTARFRIQRFERDGKSPHGAAEILDIPGTRFRKTGLGKDVTDKFLAGLPGIQKEGCDGIITSARFILHRMPKHTRTVCLEFYGQARDAVPSIVEIKKYLDQRPGGATLAGLEHLDDRYLKAVGYATKSRRACLPKMVLLADIVGEDDAAVGAAASHVVRIANARSGEGFIAVSAEARRKFWLDRARTAAIAKHTNAFKINEDVVIPLARMGDYTDGIERINIELSIRNKLALLEALAGLFAGELPLAQDDVRIDAPELLEKRVDQANELLLAAHVRWQALLDNLDAPCERFFSEHAKHFGDQATALARHPGTVFSILQDRTLRVSWKQEVRAPLRDIFMGRAFAPTLEACDALHRSVLKRRVFVALHMHAGDGNVHTNIPVNSDDYGMLQEANAAVARIMRLARSLDGVISGEHGIGITKLEYLEPAELADFVAYKQKVDPEGRFNRGKLLPSADLRNAYTPSFNLLGAESLILEQSEIGHISDSIKDCLRCGKCKPVCSTHVPRANLLYSPRNKVLATSLLIEAFLYEEQTRRGVSLAHFAEFGDVADHCTVCHKCVAPCPVDIDFGDVSIAMRNFLRRHGKRRTNLGARASMFFLNATDPATIKLAKKVIIDWGYRAQRIAYDLGRRLRLVNGQTRHPPATVRRPPIKAQVIHFINKPMPAGVPKRTARALLDIEDKTIVPVIRDPHKANDDADAVFYFPGCGSERLFSQVGLATQALLFHIGAVTVLPPGYLCCGYPQTAAGQAVKGQAITTANRVLFHRVANTLNYLDIKTVIVSCGTCMDQLLKYEFDRIFPGCRLLDIHEYLLEQGLKLEGVEGVRYMYHDPCHSPMKTYQPLKVVNALMGSEVPLNDRCCGESGTLAVTRPDISTQVRFRKQEEMEKGAAALREDGFSGQVKILTSCPSCLQGLSRYDNDAGTQADYVVVEMAKHVLGENWMSDYVAKANNGGIERVLL; this is encoded by the coding sequence ATGCCCGCCCGCCTGAGGGAGATCCCCTACAACTACACGTCGTTTTCCGATCGCGAGATCGTGATCCGCCTGCTCGGACACGACGTGTGGGACCTCCTCAACGCCCTGCGCGAGAGTCGGCGCACGGGGCGCTCCGCGCGCATGCTGTACGAAGTCCTGGGCGACATCTGGGTCGTCTCGCGCAATCCCTACCTCGAAGACGATCTGCTCGGCAACCCGCCCCGGCGCGCAATGCTGGTCGAGGCACTGCGTCATCGTCTGCGCGAGATAGGCAAGCGCCACGTCCAGAGCGACCCGCGCGTCGAGCAGTTGCTCGACGCTGCACGCCAGGCGGTGAACACGTTCGAGCGCGGCTTCGGGGAGGTCGCAACGAGGCGGCGCGAGGTGGTGCGCCATCTCGCACGCGTCACTCGCCGCGACAACATTCAGTTCGACGGCCTGGCGCGCGTCTCGCACGTCACCGACGCCACCGACTGGCGCGTCGAGTATCCCTTCGTCGTCATCCACCCCGACACGGAGGCCGAAGTCGCACCCATCGTGCGCGCCTGCATCAAGCTCGGCCTCACGATCATTCCACGCGGCGGCGGAACCGGCTACACCGGCGGCGCCGTACCCCTGACCAGGTACTCCGCCGTCATCAACACTGAGAAGCTCGACCACCTCGGGGCGGTCGAGGTCGTGCCATTGCCCGGCGTCGCACAGCCTGTGTCGACCATTGTATGCGGTGCAGGTGTCGTCACGCGGCGCGTCATGGAGCGCGCGGAGGCCGCGGGGCTCGTGTTCGCAGTCGATCCGACCTCGGCCGATGCGTCGTGCATCGGTGGCAACGTCGCCATGAACGCGGGCGGCAAGAAGGCGGTGTTGTGGGGAACGGCGCTCGACAACCTCGCCTCCTGGCGCATGGTCACGCCAGATGCCGAATGGATCGAGGTGACGCGTCTGGATCACAACCTCGGCAAGATCCACGACGCGCCGACCGCCCGTTTCCGCATCCAGCGCTTCGAACGCGACGGCAAGAGTCCGCACGGCGCGGCCGAGATCCTCGATATTCCCGGGACGCGCTTCCGCAAGACCGGGCTCGGCAAGGACGTCACCGACAAGTTTCTGGCGGGATTGCCGGGCATCCAGAAGGAAGGGTGTGATGGCATCATCACCTCCGCACGCTTCATCCTGCACCGCATGCCCAAGCATACGCGCACCGTCTGCCTCGAGTTCTACGGCCAGGCGCGCGATGCCGTGCCCTCCATCGTCGAGATCAAGAAATACCTCGACCAGCGTCCGGGGGGTGCCACCCTGGCCGGCCTGGAACACCTCGACGACCGCTATTTGAAGGCGGTCGGCTATGCGACCAAGTCCCGTCGCGCCTGTCTGCCGAAGATGGTGCTGCTGGCGGACATCGTCGGTGAGGACGACGCAGCCGTCGGCGCGGCGGCCTCACACGTCGTGCGCATCGCCAACGCCCGCTCTGGCGAGGGGTTCATCGCGGTAAGCGCCGAGGCCCGCCGCAAGTTCTGGCTCGACCGCGCGCGCACCGCGGCCATCGCCAAGCACACCAACGCCTTCAAAATCAACGAGGACGTGGTCATCCCCCTCGCCCGCATGGGCGACTACACCGACGGCATCGAGCGCATCAACATCGAGCTCTCCATCCGCAACAAGCTCGCGCTGCTGGAGGCGCTGGCCGGGCTTTTCGCAGGCGAATTGCCGCTGGCTCAGGACGACGTGCGGATCGATGCGCCGGAGCTTCTGGAAAAGCGCGTCGACCAGGCGAACGAGCTCCTGCTCGCCGCGCACGTGCGCTGGCAGGCGCTGCTCGACAACCTCGACGCGCCGTGCGAGCGTTTTTTCTCCGAGCACGCGAAACACTTCGGCGACCAGGCGACAGCCCTTGCGCGCCACCCAGGCACGGTGTTCTCGATTCTGCAGGACCGCACGCTGCGCGTGTCGTGGAAGCAGGAGGTGCGTGCGCCGCTGCGCGACATCTTCATGGGACGCGCTTTCGCACCGACGCTGGAGGCCTGCGATGCGCTCCACCGCAGCGTGCTCAAGCGCCGCGTGTTCGTCGCGCTGCACATGCACGCCGGCGACGGCAACGTGCACACGAACATTCCCGTCAACTCCGACGACTACGGCATGCTGCAGGAGGCCAACGCAGCCGTCGCGCGGATCATGCGCCTTGCGCGCAGCCTCGACGGTGTGATCTCGGGCGAGCACGGCATCGGCATCACCAAGCTCGAGTATCTGGAACCTGCGGAACTCGCGGACTTCGTCGCCTACAAGCAGAAGGTAGATCCCGAAGGACGCTTCAACCGCGGCAAGCTCTTGCCGTCAGCGGATCTACGCAACGCCTACACGCCGTCATTCAATCTGCTCGGCGCCGAATCCCTGATCCTCGAGCAGTCCGAGATCGGACACATCTCGGATTCGATCAAGGACTGCCTGCGCTGCGGAAAGTGCAAGCCGGTGTGCTCGACCCACGTGCCGCGCGCCAACTTGCTCTACAGCCCGCGCAACAAGGTGCTCGCCACCTCGCTCCTGATCGAGGCGTTCCTGTACGAGGAGCAGACGCGACGCGGCGTATCGCTCGCGCACTTCGCGGAGTTCGGCGACGTCGCCGATCATTGCACCGTTTGCCACAAGTGCGTCGCCCCCTGTCCGGTCGACATCGATTTTGGCGACGTGTCGATCGCGATGCGCAATTTCCTCCGCCGTCACGGCAAGCGGCGGACGAACCTGGGCGCACGCGCATCGATGTTCTTCCTCAATGCGACCGACCCGGCGACCATCAAGCTCGCGAAGAAGGTGATCATCGACTGGGGCTACCGCGCCCAGCGCATTGCGTACGACCTCGGACGCCGCCTCCGGCTCGTCAACGGCCAGACGCGCCATCCGCCGGCCACCGTCCGGCGCCCGCCGATCAAGGCACAGGTCATTCACTTCATCAACAAGCCGATGCCGGCTGGCGTACCCAAGCGCACCGCGCGTGCGCTGCTCGACATCGAGGACAAGACGATCGTCCCCGTCATCCGCGATCCGCACAAGGCAAACGATGACGCGGACGCCGTGTTCTACTTCCCGGGCTGCGGCTCGGAGCGTCTTTTCAGCCAGGTCGGTCTCGCGACGCAGGCGCTCCTCTTCCACATCGGCGCCGTCACCGTGCTGCCGCCCGGCTATCTGTGCTGCGGATATCCGCAGACCGCGGCGGGGCAGGCAGTGAAGGGACAGGCGATCACGACGGCGAATCGGGTGCTGTTCCACCGCGTTGCGAACACGCTCAACTACCTCGACATCAAGACCGTCATCGTGTCCTGCGGCACCTGCATGGACCAGTTGCTCAAGTACGAATTCGACCGCATCTTCCCCGGCTGCCGCCTGCTCGACATCCACGAGTACCTGCTCGAACAGGGACTCAAGCTCGAAGGGGTCGAGGGTGTGCGCTACATGTACCACGACCCCTGTCACTCGCCGATGAAGACCTATCAGCCGCTCAAGGTGGTCAATGCACTGATGGGAAGCGAGGTGCCGCTCAACGATCGCTGCTGCGGGGAGTCCGGCACGCTTGCGGTGACGCGCCCCGACATCTCGACGCAGGTTCGCTTCCGCAAGCAGGAAGAAATGGAAAAGGGTGCTGCAGCACTGCGCGAAGACGGCTTCAGCGGGCAGGTGAAAATCCTCACGTCCTGTCCGTCATGCCTGCAGGGGTTGTCGCGCTACGACAACGACGCCGGAACCCAGGCCGATTACGTCGTGGTCGAGATGGCGAAGCACGTGCTCGGTGAGAACTGGATGAGCGACTACGTGGCCAAGGCCAACAACGGGGGAATCGAGCGGGTGCTGCTGTAG
- a CDS encoding tautomerase family protein produces MPLVTLTVRRPKSSAFKSTVLDAVHAALVGAGVPVTDKFQRVIELDADDFRFDPTYPDLASARGDDFALIEILWSVGRSVKVKKKFLEQLMGDLSAAGLDPEHVMVCLKETAWENWSFGGGRLLHT; encoded by the coding sequence ATGCCGCTCGTTACCCTCACGGTTCGTAGACCCAAGTCCAGCGCATTCAAGAGTACCGTCCTCGACGCGGTTCATGCGGCTCTCGTCGGCGCGGGTGTGCCGGTGACCGACAAGTTTCAGCGCGTCATCGAACTCGACGCGGACGACTTCCGTTTCGATCCGACCTATCCCGATCTCGCGTCGGCGCGCGGTGACGACTTCGCCCTCATCGAGATCCTCTGGTCGGTGGGGCGCAGCGTGAAGGTGAAGAAGAAGTTTCTCGAGCAACTCATGGGTGACCTGTCGGCCGCCGGGCTCGATCCCGAGCACGTGATGGTCTGCTTAAAGGAAACCGCCTGGGAGAACTGGTCATTCGGGGGTGGTCGGCTGCTTCATACCTGA